A part of Solicola gregarius genomic DNA contains:
- a CDS encoding cytidine/deoxycytidylate deaminase family protein, translated as MPDTTTDEQLSSLLDAARDLTRQRFAADEPDVGAAAMLLADGSVVTSTTPDYFNKMVDVCQETGSLLEAFKRDLSVVASVCVGRVAPETFLVLSPCGVCLERLISHGPDVVVGVPDEGDATRARWVSVREAHPYFWGRIWTEKLPYPGADHD; from the coding sequence ATGCCCGATACCACCACAGACGAACAGCTGTCGAGCCTGCTCGACGCCGCGCGAGACCTGACGCGGCAGCGTTTCGCCGCCGACGAGCCCGACGTCGGCGCGGCCGCAATGCTGCTCGCGGACGGCTCGGTCGTCACCAGCACCACGCCCGACTACTTCAACAAGATGGTCGACGTCTGCCAGGAGACCGGGTCGCTGCTGGAGGCGTTCAAACGCGACCTGAGCGTCGTTGCCAGCGTGTGTGTCGGCCGAGTGGCCCCGGAGACATTCCTGGTGCTCAGCCCGTGCGGGGTCTGTCTCGAGCGCCTGATCTCGCACGGGCCCGACGTCGTCGTCGGAGTGCCCGATGAAGGTGACGCCACGCGGGCCCGATGGGTGTCGGTGCGCGAGGCGCATCCGTACTTCTGGGGCAGGATCTGGACCGAGAAGCTTCCGTACCCCGGTGCCGACCACGACTGA